One stretch of Candidatus Baltobacteraceae bacterium DNA includes these proteins:
- the hflX gene encoding GTPase HflX — protein MKALIAAVDLQDRESPLAPQLEEFAALARAAGATIVGEVVQKLPRVNAATLFGAGKAAEIAGTADELGAEAVLVYNDLRPRQRTNLEKVIPLQIIDRTMLILDVFAQHARSREGKLQVELAQLRYRQANLIGVGTELSRLGGGIGTRGPGETKLETDRRQIQRRISTLRRALEDVRTQRATRRVSGGREPLVALVGYTNAGKSSLLNRLTSGKDAFVADQPFATLDPLVRRAWVAQDQTVRLADTVGFITKLPEELVNAFRATLEELESASLLVHVIDASNPDWQRQKKAVEATLDELGLGEKPVLAVYNKVDRSPRDVPRDAFTVSAVTGHGIPELRAALAARA, from the coding sequence ATGAAAGCGCTCATTGCCGCCGTCGATCTACAGGATCGCGAATCGCCGCTGGCGCCGCAGCTCGAAGAGTTCGCAGCGCTTGCGCGCGCCGCCGGCGCAACGATCGTGGGTGAAGTCGTGCAGAAGCTGCCCCGCGTAAATGCCGCGACGCTCTTCGGCGCTGGCAAGGCTGCAGAGATCGCAGGCACCGCGGACGAGCTGGGAGCGGAGGCAGTTCTTGTGTACAACGACTTGCGTCCACGTCAGCGGACCAATCTCGAAAAGGTTATCCCGCTGCAGATCATCGATCGCACGATGCTGATTCTCGACGTGTTTGCGCAGCATGCGCGCAGCCGCGAGGGCAAGCTTCAAGTCGAGCTGGCCCAGCTGCGCTACCGGCAAGCGAATCTCATCGGCGTCGGTACCGAGCTTTCGCGTCTGGGCGGCGGTATCGGAACGCGCGGCCCCGGTGAAACCAAGTTGGAAACCGATCGCCGCCAAATTCAACGCCGCATCTCGACGCTGCGCCGTGCGCTCGAAGACGTGCGCACACAGCGCGCTACGCGCCGCGTTTCCGGCGGGCGCGAGCCGCTGGTAGCGCTCGTCGGGTACACGAACGCCGGAAAAAGCTCGTTGCTCAATCGTTTGACCAGCGGCAAAGATGCGTTTGTTGCGGATCAGCCTTTTGCTACGCTCGACCCGCTCGTACGCCGCGCTTGGGTTGCGCAGGATCAAACGGTTCGTCTTGCCGATACGGTCGGCTTCATCACGAAACTTCCCGAAGAGCTGGTCAACGCGTTTCGCGCGACGCTTGAAGAGCTGGAGAGTGCTTCGCTGCTCGTGCACGTGATCGATGCGTCGAATCCGGATTGGCAGCGTCAGAAGAAAGCCGTCGAAGCCACACTCGATGAGCTCGGACTCGGTGAGAAGCCCGTGCTCGCGGTCTACAACAAGGTCGATCGCAGTCCGCGAGACGTTCCCAGGGATGCTTTCACGGTTAGCGCGGTAACCGGCCACGGCATACCCGAGCTGCGCGCCGCGCTTGCCGCGCGCGCCTGA
- a CDS encoding serine protease, with amino-acid sequence MPRAPDVRRGLVLVVVALCACARPSANGNLEGLYRQIHPSVVFLTMKAPSDDPKMHGKIDDAYGSAFVVASGDWGTRIITAKHVIDDAHNLRARIGDAERAQTVRIVAQDDREDLALLEVSAIRNAAVVKFDNSNAVVPGEPIGLLGYPIPDAFIDEGLGTTASFYTGHVASVRDVGTPDETIELDLPVIPGESGAPVFTLDGRVIGMAESRFEEEHAIGFATPVDIIKKFLLRER; translated from the coding sequence TTGCCGCGCGCGCCTGACGTGCGGCGCGGACTGGTTCTCGTGGTGGTGGCGCTGTGCGCCTGCGCGCGGCCGAGCGCGAACGGCAATCTCGAGGGATTGTACCGGCAGATTCACCCGAGCGTCGTGTTTCTTACAATGAAGGCTCCCTCGGACGATCCGAAGATGCATGGCAAGATCGACGACGCGTACGGAAGCGCGTTTGTCGTCGCGAGCGGGGATTGGGGGACGCGGATCATCACCGCCAAGCACGTCATCGACGACGCACACAACCTGCGTGCGCGTATCGGCGATGCTGAGCGCGCGCAGACCGTTCGCATCGTAGCACAGGACGATCGCGAGGATCTCGCACTCCTCGAGGTGAGCGCGATCAGGAACGCCGCCGTCGTCAAGTTCGATAATTCAAATGCCGTCGTTCCGGGTGAACCGATCGGGTTGCTCGGCTATCCGATCCCGGATGCGTTTATCGACGAGGGCTTGGGAACGACTGCTTCCTTTTATACCGGTCACGTCGCGAGCGTCCGCGACGTCGGCACTCCTGATGAGACGATCGAGCTTGATTTGCCCGTAATTCCCGGCGAAAGCGGCGCTCCGGTGTTCACGCTCGACGGAAGAGTCATCGGTATGGCCGAGTCGCGTTTCGAAGAAGAGCATGCGATCGGATTTGCGACGCCCGTCGACATCATCAAAAAATTTCTATTGCGCGAGCGTTGA
- a CDS encoding carboxypeptidase regulatory-like domain-containing protein, with protein sequence MRILTRSLICALAVVTLLGAGCENPNGGGLQEFGSITGRLLDDRTGEPLSVSTVYISVGSVVVSQVDNKGGFVLPKVPVGKQTVNINAITYIPASFDVNVVKDQTSDAGYIRLKSTLAQ encoded by the coding sequence TTGCGCATCCTGACCCGAAGCCTGATCTGTGCCCTCGCCGTCGTGACCTTGCTCGGCGCCGGGTGTGAAAATCCGAACGGAGGCGGCCTCCAGGAGTTCGGCTCGATCACCGGTCGATTGCTCGACGATCGAACGGGCGAACCCCTTAGCGTCTCAACGGTCTACATTTCGGTCGGATCGGTTGTCGTTTCGCAAGTCGATAACAAAGGCGGCTTCGTACTCCCGAAAGTTCCCGTCGGTAAACAAACCGTGAACATCAATGCGATCACGTACATACCGGCGAGCTTCGACGTCAACGTCGTGAAAGATCAAACCAGCGACGCCGGTTATATCCGATTGAAATCAACGCTCGCGCAATAG
- a CDS encoding NADH-quinone oxidoreductase subunit A: protein MSPYGPVAIYLALAFVASLVFSIVPGLLGKKKPNPVKEEAYECGVEPTSDVSGRFPVRFYLIAMLFVVLDVEAASFYPWAVQMHALRVYGLLEMVAFVIVLGIGYAYVWKRGGFQWR, encoded by the coding sequence ATGTCTCCGTACGGTCCCGTCGCCATTTACTTGGCGCTCGCGTTCGTCGCCTCGCTGGTGTTCTCCATCGTACCCGGGCTCCTGGGTAAGAAGAAGCCGAATCCGGTTAAGGAGGAGGCGTATGAGTGCGGCGTCGAGCCGACGTCGGACGTTTCCGGTCGCTTTCCGGTACGCTTCTACCTGATCGCGATGCTCTTTGTGGTCTTGGACGTCGAAGCCGCGTCGTTCTACCCATGGGCCGTTCAGATGCACGCGCTGCGTGTGTACGGGCTGCTCGAGATGGTCGCGTTCGTCATCGTCCTCGGCATCGGTTATGCGTACGTCTGGAAGCGGGGAGGGTTTCAGTGGAGGTAG
- a CDS encoding NADH-quinone oxidoreductase subunit B family protein — protein sequence MEVVPGTQFLLARVDDVARWAQSSSVWPLTMGLACCAIEMMSVTAPEYDIARLGSEVFRASPRQADLMIVSGRVAQKMGPVIKRLYDQMADPKWVISMGACASSGGVFDNYAIVQGVDTIIPVDVYVPGCPPTPDGLLYAVNLIQQQIRQGGRGGILARA from the coding sequence GTGGAGGTAGTCCCAGGAACGCAGTTCTTACTCGCGCGCGTCGACGACGTCGCCCGCTGGGCCCAATCTTCGAGCGTCTGGCCCCTCACAATGGGTCTCGCCTGCTGCGCCATCGAGATGATGAGCGTGACGGCGCCCGAGTACGATATCGCCCGCCTCGGCTCCGAAGTTTTCCGCGCATCGCCCCGCCAGGCTGACCTCATGATCGTCTCCGGCCGGGTCGCGCAAAAAATGGGCCCCGTCATCAAGCGGCTCTACGACCAGATGGCCGATCCTAAGTGGGTGATCTCGATGGGCGCCTGCGCCAGCTCGGGCGGCGTCTTCGATAACTACGCAATCGTCCAAGGCGTTGACACGATCATTCCCGTCGACGTCTACGTCCCCGGGTGTCCGCCGACTCCCGACGGCTTGCTTTACGCGGTGAACCTCATCCAGCAGCAGATCCGGCAAGGCGGACGGGGAGGCATACTGGCGCGTGCCTAG
- a CDS encoding NADH-quinone oxidoreductase subunit C, whose translation MPSPQTPPRGGSALDPTAIRPDINDAVIERVEPAQLRGRLEQLKAEGASMLLDVGGVDYLERSPRFDVVYHLLKLPDRALNPASVRAPVRIRVLCGLDDGQSLPTMSDLWPSADWPEREIYDLFGITFDGHPDLRRIQMPKDWEGYPLRKDYPLRGPALEKTPRPDFALKSNLLAGTPASGRTAAALAKQIAKIRGQA comes from the coding sequence GTGCCTAGCCCGCAAACACCACCTCGCGGGGGAAGTGCCCTCGATCCGACGGCCATCCGGCCCGATATCAACGACGCCGTCATCGAACGAGTCGAACCCGCGCAGCTTCGCGGGCGGCTCGAACAATTGAAGGCCGAGGGTGCCTCGATGCTGCTCGACGTCGGCGGCGTCGACTACCTCGAGCGTTCGCCGCGTTTCGACGTCGTCTACCATCTTTTGAAGCTACCGGATCGCGCGCTCAATCCCGCGTCCGTCCGCGCGCCCGTGCGCATTCGCGTATTGTGCGGCCTCGACGATGGGCAGTCGCTCCCGACGATGAGCGATCTGTGGCCGAGCGCCGATTGGCCCGAACGCGAGATCTACGATCTCTTCGGAATTACGTTCGACGGTCACCCCGATTTGCGGCGCATTCAAATGCCGAAGGACTGGGAAGGCTATCCGCTGCGCAAAGATTATCCGTTGCGCGGACCTGCGCTCGAGAAAACACCGCGTCCGGATTTTGCGCTGAAGAGCAACTTGCTCGCGGGAACGCCGGCATCCGGTAGAACGGCGGCTGCACTCGCGAAACAGATCGCCAAGATTCGGGGACAAGCATGA
- the nuoD gene encoding NADH dehydrogenase (quinone) subunit D, with product MTATRVPLDVVAMEGNKMLLSLGPQHPSTHGVLQVLTEIEGETITKADPEIGYLHTGIEKSAENLFWHQASTVIERMDYLSPLTNAMCYVLGVEQLLGITSHIPERAQQLRVLLCELSRIASHCVWLGTGGIDLGAISPFFYAFDLRENILDLFEASGGARMHPNYLRIGGLREDVPQGFLDRLDDLIKKFPGRVRELRGVLQKNPIVQDRMIDVAILSPEEALAWNITGPPLRGSGIAYDVRKAFPYSGYERYEFEVPVRTEGDAYARFLVRLDEMDESMSIIRQVREQLVEGSVMIDDTKVGPPPKEAIALSMEALIHHFKYVSEGFRVPPGDVYQAVEGPRGELGYYIVSNGENRPWRVRTRPPSFYNLQVLKKLAIGELIADMVVCIGSLDPVFGEVDR from the coding sequence ATGACGGCGACGCGCGTTCCCCTTGACGTCGTTGCGATGGAAGGCAACAAGATGTTGCTGTCGCTTGGACCTCAGCATCCGTCGACGCACGGCGTTTTGCAAGTGCTTACCGAGATCGAAGGCGAGACGATCACGAAGGCCGATCCGGAGATCGGCTACCTGCACACCGGTATCGAGAAATCGGCCGAAAATCTCTTTTGGCATCAGGCCTCGACCGTCATCGAGCGGATGGATTATCTCTCGCCGCTCACCAATGCCATGTGCTACGTCCTCGGTGTCGAGCAGCTGCTCGGCATCACGAGTCATATCCCCGAACGCGCACAACAACTACGCGTTCTGCTTTGCGAGCTCTCGCGTATTGCCTCGCACTGCGTGTGGCTCGGAACGGGCGGGATCGACCTTGGCGCCATATCGCCGTTCTTCTACGCGTTCGATTTGCGCGAGAACATTCTGGATCTGTTCGAAGCCTCGGGCGGCGCGCGGATGCATCCGAATTACCTGCGCATAGGCGGCTTACGCGAGGACGTGCCGCAAGGCTTCCTCGACCGGCTCGACGATCTGATCAAGAAATTCCCGGGCCGCGTCCGCGAGCTGCGTGGCGTTCTGCAAAAGAACCCGATCGTGCAAGACCGCATGATCGATGTTGCGATCCTCTCGCCGGAAGAGGCGCTTGCGTGGAACATCACGGGACCGCCGCTGCGCGGATCGGGAATCGCGTACGACGTGCGCAAAGCGTTTCCGTATTCCGGCTACGAGCGATACGAGTTCGAGGTACCAGTACGAACCGAAGGTGATGCCTATGCGCGGTTCTTGGTGCGTCTCGACGAGATGGACGAATCGATGAGCATCATCCGCCAAGTTCGCGAGCAGTTGGTCGAGGGTTCGGTGATGATCGACGATACGAAAGTCGGTCCGCCGCCCAAAGAAGCGATCGCGCTCTCGATGGAAGCATTGATCCATCACTTCAAATATGTGTCCGAGGGCTTCCGTGTGCCGCCGGGCGACGTGTATCAAGCGGTCGAGGGTCCGCGCGGCGAGCTCGGCTACTACATCGTTTCCAACGGTGAGAACCGTCCGTGGCGCGTTCGGACGCGTCCGCCTTCCTTCTATAACCTGCAAGTACTCAAGAAGCTCGCGATCGGCGAGCTGATCGCGGACATGGTCGTGTGCATCGGTTCGCTGGATCCGGTGTTCGGCGAGGTCGACCGATGA
- a CDS encoding NAD(P)H-dependent oxidoreductase subunit E: protein MIDLSSEAKEILARYEDPRSATLQIIWRFQAEEGYVSADAMKQTAEWVGVPLAVVESTVSFYTLLFRKPVGKYMLQVCRNLSCSINGAEDIMAYFREQLGVGHLETTADGLFSYEEVECLAACDRAPCMQVNLDFVYDLTPKMVDDMLAAIRGGTYDVPPMAQTKKPERTWSVPKDTVPKSLGAQHVSNPNDAGGIGDRSGVIMLDRFVRDITPDRSRERLVKDGRAILEHEDGHGH from the coding sequence ATGATCGACTTGAGCAGCGAAGCCAAAGAGATTCTCGCGCGCTACGAAGACCCGCGTTCCGCGACGCTCCAGATCATCTGGCGTTTCCAAGCGGAAGAAGGCTACGTTTCGGCCGACGCGATGAAACAGACGGCCGAATGGGTCGGCGTGCCGCTCGCCGTCGTCGAGTCGACGGTCTCGTTCTACACGCTGCTGTTCCGCAAGCCCGTCGGAAAGTACATGCTGCAAGTGTGCCGCAATCTTTCGTGCTCGATCAACGGCGCGGAAGACATCATGGCGTACTTTCGCGAGCAGCTCGGCGTCGGACATCTCGAGACGACGGCCGACGGACTCTTCTCGTACGAAGAAGTTGAGTGTCTGGCCGCGTGCGATCGCGCACCGTGCATGCAGGTCAATCTCGATTTCGTCTACGATTTGACGCCGAAGATGGTCGACGACATGCTGGCGGCGATCCGCGGAGGGACGTACGACGTCCCGCCGATGGCGCAGACGAAGAAGCCCGAACGCACGTGGTCCGTCCCCAAAGATACGGTTCCGAAATCACTGGGTGCGCAGCACGTCTCGAATCCGAACGATGCCGGCGGGATCGGGGATCGCAGTGGCGTCATCATGCTCGACCGCTTCGTGCGCGACATTACTCCGGATCGTTCGCGCGAGCGTTTGGTGAAAGACGGACGCGCAATTCTTGAGCACGAGGACGGCCATGGACACTAA
- the nuoF gene encoding NADH-quinone oxidoreductase subunit NuoF, producing MDTKPVLMKGVGELDLRSMDVYKSQGGYEMLERAVKTMQPAEIVSIIDKSGLRGRGGAGFPTGRKWQFLPDNGEPRYMVCNNDEAEPGTFKDHMLLEETPHQIIEGMLIGSYAIRSHHAFIYIRGEFKRGYEIFCKAVEEARAAGYIGKGICGTDYDIELTVHRGSGAYICGEETALLSSLEGKRGEPRLKPPFPAVKGLYGKPTVVNNSETLAYLMPILRNGAEWFASVGTEKSKGYKIVSVSGHVKKPGNYEVPLGTTLRQLIDDCAGGLRDERKFLAVQPGGGSSACLFEEHLDVPYDYENMAKNGTMLGSGAVVVFDDTTDFVKAALALVRFFSHESCGQCTPCREGGHWLELMLERILEGKGVASDIDMLLSVSHQITGLNLCPLGDSIEPFLASVVKRFESHFRKYIREPQYA from the coding sequence ATGGACACTAAACCGGTATTGATGAAGGGCGTCGGCGAGCTCGACTTGCGCTCGATGGACGTCTACAAATCACAAGGCGGCTACGAGATGCTCGAGCGGGCCGTCAAAACGATGCAGCCGGCCGAGATCGTTTCGATCATCGACAAGTCCGGTCTGCGTGGCCGCGGCGGCGCCGGTTTCCCAACCGGCCGCAAGTGGCAGTTCTTGCCCGACAACGGCGAGCCGCGCTACATGGTGTGCAACAACGACGAAGCCGAGCCCGGCACGTTCAAGGATCACATGCTGCTCGAGGAAACGCCGCATCAGATCATTGAGGGCATGCTGATCGGATCGTACGCGATCCGCTCGCATCACGCGTTCATCTATATTCGCGGCGAGTTCAAGCGCGGCTATGAGATCTTTTGCAAGGCAGTTGAGGAAGCGCGCGCAGCCGGCTATATCGGTAAGGGTATCTGCGGCACCGATTACGACATCGAGCTGACCGTCCATCGCGGCTCGGGAGCGTATATCTGCGGTGAAGAGACGGCCTTACTGAGTTCGCTCGAAGGCAAGCGCGGCGAGCCGCGGCTCAAGCCGCCGTTCCCCGCGGTCAAAGGGCTCTACGGGAAGCCGACCGTCGTCAACAATTCCGAGACGCTTGCATATCTGATGCCGATTCTGCGCAACGGCGCGGAGTGGTTCGCGAGCGTCGGTACCGAGAAGTCGAAAGGTTACAAGATCGTTTCGGTCAGCGGCCACGTGAAGAAGCCGGGCAACTATGAAGTTCCGCTCGGAACGACGCTGCGGCAGCTTATCGACGACTGCGCGGGCGGCTTGCGCGACGAGCGCAAGTTCTTGGCAGTGCAGCCGGGCGGCGGCAGCTCGGCGTGTTTGTTCGAAGAGCATCTCGATGTGCCGTACGACTACGAGAACATGGCCAAGAACGGAACGATGCTCGGTTCCGGTGCGGTCGTCGTGTTCGATGATACGACCGATTTCGTAAAAGCCGCGCTCGCACTCGTGCGTTTTTTCTCGCATGAGTCGTGCGGACAATGCACGCCGTGCCGCGAAGGCGGCCACTGGCTCGAGCTCATGCTCGAGCGCATCTTGGAAGGCAAGGGCGTGGCGAGCGATATCGACATGCTGCTCAGCGTTTCGCACCAGATAACCGGACTGAATTTGTGTCCCCTAGGCGATTCGATCGAGCCGTTCCTCGCATCCGTCGTGAAGCGATTCGAGAGTCACTTCCGCAAATATATCCGCGAGCCGCAATATGCCTGA
- a CDS encoding molybdopterin-dependent oxidoreductase, whose protein sequence is MATVTIDGVKVEVPAGTLLVEAAKQVQKDIPVYCYHTKLGPAGLCRICLVEIEGMPKLQIACNTAVTDGMVVNTVGDKASEGRRAVLEILLLNHPLDCPICDKGGECDLQDFSMAYGQGASRLADPKALKPKAVDLGPTIVLDEERCILCLRCVRFDDVITRERSLRTEDRGVRAIIATATGQPYRSKFSGNVTEICPVGALTSKTYRFKARPWDLHRTKTTCLQCSVGCEMNVDTRHNIPLRTMTDPDGKISDGWLCDRGRYNVGFYDDERRLTTPTVRDPGGEQLQIAWDDAISLWATSIRKTIDTHGPGAVGVIGGGRLLNEEAWLLQHIYRGLGVKNIDWRAGRQRQATPGQYGGTLSDLENAQVIVSTRRPLSRTAPIADLRIRKAVQHKGARLFTVGEIPADAAVPETHIASLDRLVDVMPASAQRIAFIWGGVRKSTGDDLERVLNTLTGKTLHVFIPGEQQNSRGAEMLGCIPQDGGLDTRGMLEAARDGKLKSLAIFGANPLAHYPDRALVEAALAKVEFLVVGELFPTATASAATLVLPVCGPFEKTGTTTNIDGERLMVEAALMAPDGVYSDLEILVGFAEALGVEIPEPNAIESAVATALAARASSGLVNASLYRADELAPSLREDEVFSGLGTAAFDAPFATVLTAPLVATAQGAS, encoded by the coding sequence ATGGCGACCGTTACGATCGACGGCGTGAAGGTCGAAGTCCCGGCCGGTACGCTGCTCGTCGAAGCTGCGAAGCAAGTTCAAAAAGACATTCCCGTCTATTGCTATCACACGAAGCTCGGGCCGGCGGGTCTGTGCCGCATTTGTCTGGTTGAGATCGAGGGAATGCCGAAGCTGCAGATCGCGTGCAACACGGCAGTAACGGACGGCATGGTCGTCAACACCGTCGGCGATAAAGCCAGCGAAGGCCGTCGCGCGGTTCTCGAAATTCTGTTGCTCAATCACCCGCTCGATTGCCCGATTTGCGACAAAGGCGGCGAGTGCGATTTGCAAGACTTCTCGATGGCCTACGGCCAAGGTGCTTCGCGTCTCGCCGATCCCAAGGCGCTCAAACCGAAAGCCGTCGATTTGGGTCCGACGATCGTCCTGGATGAAGAGCGGTGCATTCTCTGCTTGCGCTGCGTGCGTTTTGACGACGTGATCACGCGCGAGCGCTCGCTGCGCACGGAAGATCGTGGCGTACGTGCCATCATTGCAACGGCGACGGGGCAACCGTATCGTTCGAAGTTTAGCGGCAACGTGACGGAAATCTGTCCGGTCGGCGCGCTGACCTCCAAAACGTACCGTTTCAAGGCGCGGCCGTGGGATCTGCATCGCACCAAGACCACCTGTTTGCAATGCAGCGTCGGTTGCGAGATGAACGTCGATACACGCCACAACATTCCGTTGCGCACGATGACGGATCCGGACGGAAAAATCTCAGACGGTTGGCTGTGCGATCGCGGGCGCTACAACGTCGGCTTTTACGACGATGAGCGGCGTCTGACGACACCGACCGTGCGCGATCCCGGCGGCGAGCAATTGCAAATCGCCTGGGACGATGCGATCTCGTTGTGGGCGACCTCGATTCGCAAGACGATCGATACGCATGGACCGGGTGCAGTCGGCGTGATCGGCGGTGGCCGGTTGCTCAACGAAGAAGCCTGGCTGCTCCAGCACATCTATCGCGGGCTCGGCGTAAAGAACATCGACTGGCGCGCGGGACGGCAACGTCAGGCGACACCGGGTCAATACGGCGGGACATTGTCCGATCTCGAGAACGCGCAAGTAATCGTATCGACGCGCCGCCCGCTCTCACGAACCGCGCCGATCGCCGATCTGCGTATTCGGAAGGCAGTTCAGCACAAGGGCGCGCGCCTTTTTACTGTTGGCGAGATTCCCGCGGATGCCGCGGTCCCCGAGACGCACATTGCGTCGCTCGATCGCCTCGTCGACGTGATGCCTGCAAGCGCGCAGCGGATCGCGTTCATCTGGGGCGGCGTGCGCAAAAGCACGGGCGATGACCTCGAACGTGTGTTGAACACGCTCACCGGCAAGACGCTGCACGTGTTCATCCCGGGCGAACAGCAAAATTCGCGCGGTGCGGAAATGCTGGGCTGCATTCCGCAAGACGGGGGACTCGATACGCGCGGAATGCTCGAGGCTGCGCGCGACGGCAAGCTCAAGAGTCTCGCGATTTTTGGTGCGAATCCGCTGGCGCACTATCCGGATCGTGCGCTCGTCGAGGCCGCACTCGCCAAGGTCGAATTTCTCGTCGTCGGCGAGTTGTTCCCGACCGCAACGGCAAGCGCAGCAACGCTCGTGCTTCCGGTATGCGGACCCTTCGAGAAGACCGGCACGACGACGAATATCGACGGCGAACGCTTGATGGTCGAAGCCGCATTAATGGCGCCGGATGGTGTCTATTCAGATCTCGAGATTCTCGTCGGTTTTGCGGAAGCGCTCGGTGTCGAGATTCCGGAGCCCAATGCAATCGAATCCGCAGTTGCGACCGCGCTAGCGGCCCGCGCTTCGAGCGGACTCGTGAACGCGTCACTCTACCGCGCCGACGAGCTCGCGCCGTCGCTGCGTGAAGACGAAGTCTTCAGTGGCCTGGGTACGGCGGCATTCGATGCGCCGTTTGCAACGGTGCTGACGGCGCCGCTGGTCGCGACCGCACAGGGAGCCAGCTAA